A DNA window from Oryzias latipes chromosome 5, ASM223467v1 contains the following coding sequences:
- the ccdc71 gene encoding coiled-coil domain-containing protein 71, with product MSDTPQGSLVSRPLAFTNEERRAVHSWSRISSAGLSVLLDTQKVLSPMSRDLSSTEELVTFLQELCEEGHRPIVLRSKEVYGYRSYTSQPLTEDMLKLASKNVNRPAAKKRKRKPMVKKREVHPSWISSDRNNPRIQGIRPAEVFVDHHTVVGSRTASQMVEMSLVDLQPCLRLTNIEGLSGFPTARLQIHTIRDPSSEMQTVTFPSQQHCPTLSGIPSQPSQNGGGASTKAVALFSHKSLSCPIRLDGALIGDSAPVFNPNGRVFPQTHTELTSNGWRGNGVHRDVQGSKDLGNPAGRRNSWKDKKHFIRRVIKVDDSRSVAEARQKAQKILQVNLSPVIQIQPLNRALRDFRLQRK from the coding sequence ATGTCTGACACGCCACAAGGTTCCCTGGTCAGCCGCCCACTGGCCTTCACAAATGAAGAGCGCAGAGCTGTTCACTCCTGGTCCCGGATTTCATCAGCAGGCCTCAGCGTCCTCTTGGACACTCAGAAGGTTCTTAGCCCAATGTCCCGAGATCTCTCAAGCACGGAGGAGCTTGTGACATTTCTACAGGAGCTATGCGAGGAAGGCCACAGGCCCATTGTGCTGCGAAGTAAGGAAGTTTATGGATACCGCTCCTACACAAGCCAGCCCCTGACTGAAGACATGCTAAAGCTAGCCAGTAAGAATGTCAACAGGCCCGCAGCCAAGAAAAGGAAGAGAAAGCCCATGGTCAAAAAGCGGGAGGTTCACCCATCTTGGATCTCATCTGATAGGAACAACCCTAGGATTCAAGGGATCCGACCTGCAGAAGTATTTGTGGACCATCACACAGTTGTCGGTAGCAGGACAGCCAGTCAAATGGTGGAGATGTCGCTGGTGGACTTGCAGCCGTGCCTCAGACTGACAAACATAGAAGGTTTGTCTGGTTTTCCCACCGCCAGACTTCAAATCCACACAATCAGAGACCCGTCCTCCGAGATGCAAACTGTTACCTTTCCATCACAGCAGCACTGTCCAACTCTTTCAGGAATACCCTCTCAGCCTTCCCAGAACGGAGGTGGGGCCTCCACCAAAGCTGTGGCCTTGTTTAGTCATAAAAGCCTGTCCTGTCCTATTCGTTTGGATGGTGCCCTAATTGGAGATTCTGCTCCAGTTTTTAATCCCAACGGTCGGGTGTTCCCGCAAACTCACACAGAGCTGACCAGCAATGGTTGGAGGGGAAACGGCGTTCACAGAGATGTTCAGGGCTCTAAGGATCTAGGGAATCCTGCTGGAAGGAGAAATAGCTGGAaggacaaaaaacattttattcgaAGAGTAATAAAAGTGGATGACTCTCGCTCCGTGGCTGAGGCCCGTCAAAAAGCCCAGAAGATATTGCAGGTCAACCTTTCTCCTGTGATACAGATCCAACCTCTTAACCGTGCGCTAAGAGACTTCAGACTCCAGAGAAAGTGA